In Finegoldia magna ATCC 53516, a genomic segment contains:
- a CDS encoding ABC transporter substrate-binding protein, whose amino-acid sequence MKNKFLKMLSLSLMLIFALTACQSKDNSKETTSKESTKTEEKVDDAKKFEGKTLNVVATSDKYVKLFDKFTEKTGAKVEFLSMSSGEVLSRAKAEGKAMADVWFGGGIDAFMKAKSDDMLEKYESEALKQIPDDYKDKDGYWLSKGITVVGFLANNEVLKSKNLEVPKTWDELADPKYKGEVIMSDPSISGTNYAAVKGLLDKYGEEKGWDYLSKLNDNISFYGKRGKDPQEKTAAGEFGIGIIPVDKSAFDTAKDNNLTVVYPEDGIPWVPEGVAIFKNSPNTEVAKAFIDFMLEDESLQMLAEIDGKDSNQMVKDGIKGLDLGLKKENLIKQDLSTFGEKREAILNKFSEFVKNK is encoded by the coding sequence ATGAAAAACAAATTTTTAAAGATGTTAAGTCTTTCTTTAATGTTAATTTTTGCGTTGACTGCTTGTCAATCAAAAGATAATTCAAAAGAAACAACATCAAAAGAATCTACAAAAACTGAAGAAAAAGTAGACGACGCTAAAAAGTTTGAAGGTAAAACTTTGAACGTTGTTGCTACAAGCGACAAATACGTAAAATTATTTGACAAGTTCACTGAAAAAACAGGAGCTAAGGTTGAATTCTTATCTATGTCAAGTGGTGAAGTTTTATCGAGAGCTAAGGCTGAAGGTAAAGCAATGGCTGATGTATGGTTTGGAGGCGGAATCGACGCTTTCATGAAAGCTAAATCAGACGATATGTTAGAAAAATATGAATCTGAAGCTTTGAAACAAATTCCAGACGATTACAAAGACAAAGATGGTTATTGGTTATCAAAAGGAATCACAGTTGTTGGTTTCTTAGCAAACAACGAAGTATTAAAATCTAAAAACTTAGAAGTTCCAAAAACTTGGGATGAATTAGCAGATCCAAAATACAAAGGCGAAGTAATCATGAGCGATCCTTCAATCTCTGGTACAAACTACGCAGCAGTTAAAGGATTATTGGACAAATACGGCGAAGAAAAAGGTTGGGATTATTTATCTAAATTAAATGATAATATTAGCTTCTACGGCAAAAGAGGAAAAGATCCTCAAGAAAAAACAGCAGCTGGAGAATTTGGAATTGGTATTATTCCAGTTGACAAATCAGCGTTTGATACAGCAAAAGATAACAACTTAACTGTTGTTTATCCTGAAGATGGTATTCCATGGGTTCCAGAAGGAGTAGCTATTTTCAAAAATTCACCTAACACTGAAGTTGCAAAAGCATTCATCGATTTCATGTTAGAAGATGAATCTTTACAAATGTTAGCAGAAATAGACGGAAAAGATTCTAACCAAATGGTTAAAGATGGAATCAAAGGTCTTGATTTAGGGTTGAAAAAAGAAAACTTAATCAAACAAGATTTGTCTACTTTTGGTGAAAAGAGAGAAGCTATTTTAAATAAATTCTCAGAATTTGTAAAAAATAAGTAA
- a CDS encoding cell wall-binding repeat-containing protein, with protein MNKTAKALLALGMVFSIATTATYTTTFAETNVKNDVSTTATQTQEESQIRFPILTIGKDQSERNFTWYSKSKEQGYLEIVEANDQKDFSNATKIKAVTSDKNTTFDINDKSNAKVKIEKDKKDQALKDLYELKDMSNSQVNIKNLKPNTKYMYRVYNGNGKKSQVFEFTTQPKGGFTFVLAGDPQIGAGKFYADRDKWEKALGTIKKQVPQMSFLYSLGDQVNEYTSKSELEYSGYIERENAKGITFATLIGNHDSQANSYSQHFALPNLQAEGKTEAGSNYYFVYNNTLFIQLNSNNMNTAEHKATIEKAIEMTKNQNIKWKVVGFHHAIYSAATHANDDDIIKRRAEYPALMKQYGIDLIVSGHDHVYTRSRMMNGGVAIESERNFTDKSKEEGKVPSKYVNPKGQLYLTANSASGSKHYDLVEFKDYMAVRDQHYKPNFTEVKVTDKSIVATTYETDSLKVVDQVEIEKSTANTTNENVQRISGENRVQTAIEVSKKMFKEGTNKVVLANQDNYSDVLTAAPFAKANNASLLYVSSNSISKEVMSEIARLKAKEITIIGGEKSVDEGLKKELEKRNFKVDRLSGADRYKTSAQIAAKLIDDKTTTLEIASGENYADALSLNNAAEKDKAPILLVRVNAIDKSVEDVIKSSKASLINIAGREKSVSESTKANIKKISNATVNRIGGADRYETSILLAKYSGAKEVVVVASGENFADALVAAPFSAKQKGAILLTNKDKLGQNAEQFIKDTKFNKSYVIGGEKSVSEDVITQLTSIIK; from the coding sequence ATGAACAAAACGGCAAAAGCGTTATTAGCACTGGGTATGGTATTTTCTATAGCTACAACAGCTACATACACAACTACATTTGCTGAAACTAATGTAAAAAATGATGTTAGCACAACAGCAACACAAACTCAAGAAGAATCTCAAATAAGATTTCCAATCTTGACTATAGGTAAAGACCAAAGTGAAAGAAACTTCACTTGGTACAGCAAGAGCAAAGAACAAGGTTATTTGGAAATAGTAGAAGCAAATGATCAAAAAGATTTTTCAAATGCAACGAAAATCAAAGCTGTAACTTCTGACAAGAACACAACATTTGATATCAATGACAAATCAAACGCAAAAGTAAAAATCGAAAAAGATAAGAAAGATCAAGCTTTAAAAGATTTGTATGAACTTAAAGATATGTCAAACTCTCAAGTAAATATCAAAAACTTGAAACCAAACACTAAATACATGTACAGAGTTTACAATGGTAATGGCAAAAAATCTCAAGTATTCGAATTTACAACTCAACCAAAAGGAGGCTTTACATTTGTATTAGCAGGGGACCCTCAAATTGGTGCCGGTAAATTCTACGCAGACAGAGACAAATGGGAAAAAGCATTGGGAACTATCAAAAAACAAGTTCCACAAATGAGTTTCTTGTACAGTTTGGGAGACCAAGTCAACGAATATACATCTAAATCAGAATTAGAATACAGTGGATATATTGAAAGAGAAAACGCAAAAGGAATTACATTTGCAACGTTAATTGGTAACCACGATTCACAAGCAAATTCTTATTCACAACACTTTGCACTTCCTAACCTTCAAGCTGAAGGAAAAACAGAAGCAGGTTCCAACTATTATTTCGTGTACAATAATACGTTATTCATTCAATTAAATTCTAACAACATGAATACTGCTGAACACAAAGCTACAATTGAAAAAGCAATTGAAATGACAAAAAATCAAAACATCAAATGGAAAGTAGTTGGTTTCCACCACGCTATTTATTCTGCAGCGACTCATGCGAATGACGACGATATCATCAAGAGAAGAGCGGAATATCCAGCATTGATGAAACAATACGGTATTGATTTAATAGTATCTGGTCACGACCACGTTTACACAAGAAGTAGAATGATGAATGGCGGAGTAGCTATTGAAAGCGAAAGAAACTTTACTGACAAATCAAAAGAAGAAGGTAAAGTTCCATCAAAATATGTAAACCCAAAAGGACAATTATATTTAACTGCAAACTCTGCATCAGGTTCAAAACACTATGATTTAGTAGAATTCAAAGACTACATGGCAGTTAGAGACCAACATTACAAACCAAACTTCACAGAAGTTAAAGTGACTGACAAATCAATTGTAGCCACAACATATGAAACAGATTCATTAAAAGTTGTTGATCAAGTTGAGATCGAAAAATCAACTGCGAACACTACAAATGAAAATGTTCAAAGAATTTCTGGAGAAAACAGAGTACAAACAGCTATCGAAGTTTCTAAGAAAATGTTCAAAGAAGGAACTAACAAAGTCGTATTAGCTAACCAAGATAATTATTCTGACGTTTTGACGGCTGCTCCATTTGCAAAAGCAAACAACGCATCCTTGTTGTATGTATCTTCTAACTCAATTAGTAAAGAAGTAATGAGTGAAATTGCTAGATTAAAAGCAAAAGAAATCACTATTATCGGTGGAGAAAAATCTGTAGATGAAGGATTGAAAAAAGAATTAGAAAAGAGAAATTTCAAAGTTGACAGACTTTCTGGAGCTGACAGATACAAAACAAGTGCACAAATCGCAGCTAAACTTATCGACGATAAGACAACAACATTAGAAATCGCAAGTGGTGAAAATTATGCCGATGCATTATCACTTAACAACGCAGCAGAAAAAGACAAAGCTCCAATACTTTTAGTAAGAGTTAACGCTATCGACAAATCAGTTGAAGATGTTATCAAATCATCAAAAGCATCATTAATAAATATAGCTGGTCGTGAAAAATCAGTATCTGAAAGCACAAAAGCCAACATCAAAAAAATCTCCAATGCTACAGTTAACAGAATTGGCGGAGCTGACAGATACGAAACAAGTATTCTTCTTGCAAAATATTCTGGAGCAAAAGAAGTTGTCGTAGTAGCAAGTGGAGAAAACTTTGCAGATGCATTAGTTGCAGCACCATTCTCAGCAAAACAAAAAGGCGCAATCCTTCTTACTAACAAAGACAAATTAGGACAAAACGCAGAACAATTCATCAAAGATACTAAATTCAACAAATCTTATGTAATTGGTGGAGAAAAATCAGTATCTGAAGATGTAATTACTCAATTAACAAGTATCATAAAGTAA
- a CDS encoding YibE/F family protein, with the protein MKKIVNVILILLLIGIFFLNRKLDVNESLISYKGVEYLRAKVVEVVDESLDYPDNSKPVGVQKIKAKILKTGKVVELDNELVNTHSIKVHKGSNVILIQNQNSGSTDDYYYSVYNYDRSIRIFVIIALFVIFLAVIAGIKGFKSAIALFVSIYIILFFDVALLMNGYNNILVTIITVILCAVYSLVVLYGYSKMTLVNMISIGTSFLIAAIMVKIIGKVLYVSGHNMENVETLILVGKTWGLRIENLLFSAVSIASLGASMDVSVSISSSLKEIKSLNTDLDSRKLFQSGMNIGKDIIGTMVNTLVFAFIGSSLVTIMVLISHGVSFNQLVNSDFFSVEITKGLIGTVVVIIMVPVTSLFSSIIYNLKGEN; encoded by the coding sequence TTGAAGAAAATTGTTAATGTAATTTTAATCTTGCTATTGATTGGAATTTTCTTTTTGAATAGAAAGCTAGATGTAAATGAAAGCTTGATTAGTTACAAGGGTGTGGAATATCTGAGGGCGAAGGTTGTGGAAGTTGTGGATGAATCGCTAGATTATCCGGACAATTCTAAACCTGTCGGCGTTCAGAAGATTAAAGCTAAGATTTTAAAAACTGGAAAAGTTGTGGAGTTGGATAACGAACTTGTGAACACACACAGCATTAAAGTTCACAAAGGAAGTAATGTTATTCTAATTCAAAATCAAAATTCAGGTTCAACTGATGATTATTACTATTCCGTGTACAACTACGATAGAAGTATAAGAATTTTTGTGATTATAGCATTATTTGTAATATTTTTGGCTGTGATTGCTGGGATAAAAGGCTTCAAAAGTGCGATAGCTTTATTTGTAAGTATTTATATAATTTTATTTTTTGATGTGGCGCTTTTGATGAATGGATACAATAATATTTTGGTTACGATTATAACGGTAATTTTGTGTGCAGTCTATTCTCTAGTGGTGTTGTATGGATACAGTAAAATGACTTTGGTAAATATGATATCGATAGGAACTTCATTTTTGATAGCGGCAATTATGGTCAAAATCATTGGAAAAGTTTTGTATGTTTCTGGACACAATATGGAAAATGTAGAAACTTTGATTTTGGTAGGAAAAACATGGGGACTTAGGATTGAGAACTTATTATTCTCTGCAGTTTCCATAGCATCTCTTGGTGCTTCAATGGATGTTAGTGTGTCGATTTCATCTTCTTTGAAAGAAATTAAATCATTAAATACAGATTTGGATAGCAGGAAGCTTTTTCAAAGCGGAATGAATATAGGTAAAGATATTATTGGAACAATGGTAAACACTTTGGTGTTTGCATTTATAGGGTCTTCTCTAGTGACGATTATGGTTTTGATATCGCATGGAGTAAGTTTTAATCAGCTTGTAAATTCTGATTTCTTTTCAGTAGAAATCACAAAAGGGCTGATAGGTACGGTCGTTGTGATTATAATGGTGCCAGTGACATCATTATTCTCATCAATTATATATAATCTTAAGGGGGAAAATTAA
- a CDS encoding YibE/F family protein, whose product MKKICNIFLGLILALIFIINLKWGNNDHLVSYDGIELDYVKATVVDIVDETLDYPYNSKPVGIQNIKAKIRKTGEIVDVENKLEASHSVLVKKNDKVILAKSRNPHHNSETFYRMYNYDRSFSTILWIGIFIIFIALVAGSRGIKSTIALVISIYIILFFDISLIMNGFNNIVITILTVILCTIYSTLILYGYSKMSLINMISVSVSFVFVSILVKLMSIGLNISGYNLENVGELILVIGKVWKLNIENLLFSTVAISALGASMDVSVSIASALREIQSLNKDVSSKKLFKSGMSIGRDIIGTMVNTLVFAFIGSSLVSIMIFILHGTNTFNRVVSSDFFAVEITKALIGISVVIIMVPVTSFIASKIYNENSFYKHIK is encoded by the coding sequence TTGAAAAAAATTTGTAATATATTTTTGGGATTGATTTTGGCCCTGATTTTTATAATAAATTTAAAATGGGGAAATAATGACCATTTGGTAAGCTATGATGGAATTGAACTTGATTATGTAAAAGCTACTGTAGTAGATATTGTAGATGAAACGCTGGATTATCCTTATAATTCAAAACCTGTAGGAATACAAAACATCAAAGCGAAAATTAGAAAAACTGGAGAAATTGTGGATGTGGAGAACAAACTAGAAGCATCGCATAGTGTTTTAGTAAAAAAGAACGACAAGGTGATTCTGGCGAAAAGTAGAAATCCTCATCACAATTCTGAAACTTTTTACAGGATGTATAATTACGATAGAAGTTTTAGTACAATCTTATGGATAGGGATATTTATAATTTTCATAGCACTTGTTGCAGGAAGTAGAGGAATAAAAAGCACGATTGCTCTTGTGATTAGTATATACATAATTTTGTTTTTTGATATTTCGCTTATCATGAATGGATTTAATAATATTGTGATTACAATTTTAACTGTGATTTTGTGCACAATATATTCCACTTTGATTTTATATGGTTATTCTAAAATGAGTTTAATCAATATGATTTCTGTTTCGGTATCATTTGTATTTGTGAGTATTTTGGTTAAGCTAATGAGTATCGGACTTAATATTTCGGGGTATAATCTGGAAAATGTCGGGGAATTGATACTTGTGATAGGAAAGGTATGGAAATTAAATATCGAAAATTTACTGTTTTCCACTGTTGCTATTTCAGCTTTGGGAGCGTCAATGGATGTAAGTGTATCGATAGCTTCTGCATTAAGAGAAATTCAGTCGTTAAATAAAGATGTATCGAGTAAAAAATTATTTAAAAGTGGGATGAGTATTGGTCGAGATATTATTGGAACAATGGTCAACACATTAGTATTTGCATTTATTGGATCATCACTTGTGAGCATAATGATTTTTATATTGCACGGAACAAATACTTTTAATAGAGTTGTGAGTTCTGATTTTTTTGCGGTGGAAATTACGAAAGCGTTAATTGGAATAAGCGTTGTGATTATAATGGTTCCAGTGACTTCTTTTATTGCATCGAAAATATACAATGAGAATAGTTTTTATAAGCATATCAAATGA
- a CDS encoding iron hydrogenase small subunit, with the protein MILSNILLIFGSSGVVLEAAVRTAYNMLTGDDLKQLEFEELKEMRGIKESRIEILGKEVKVAVASGLANARRLLESIRDGKAHYDIIEIMACPGGCIGGAGQPLLRGNVSKLEKRMNAIHKEDRDKPIRRSYENKSIKKIYNEYLDAPGSEKAHHLLHTEYSSRAKY; encoded by the coding sequence GTGATTCTGTCTAATATTTTATTGATTTTCGGATCAAGTGGTGTTGTATTAGAAGCTGCTGTAAGAACTGCTTACAATATGTTAACTGGTGATGACCTTAAACAATTAGAGTTCGAAGAACTTAAAGAAATGAGAGGCATCAAAGAATCCAGAATAGAAATTTTAGGAAAAGAAGTTAAAGTTGCTGTTGCAAGTGGACTCGCAAATGCTAGAAGGCTTTTGGAAAGCATCAGAGATGGAAAAGCTCACTACGATATTATAGAAATCATGGCGTGCCCTGGTGGATGTATCGGTGGAGCTGGACAACCACTTCTTAGAGGGAATGTTTCGAAATTAGAAAAGAGAATGAATGCTATTCATAAAGAAGACAGGGACAAACCAATCAGAAGATCATACGAAAATAAATCTATCAAAAAGATTTACAATGAGTATTTGGATGCTCCTGGTTCAGAAAAAGCACATCATTTGCTTCACACTGAATATTCTTCAAGAGCAAAATATTAA
- a CDS encoding ATP-binding cassette domain-containing protein has translation MIKVILKKNIKFMAVSLIMSLIMVVATLSVPFLSNKIFRDITNIQRSDLYLLFGIMVLNYFIQIGLILLKEKVAVNVNSENLDNFMQDLFHVKYDTMINLGNNSLITKISKLTNSIYSFLIDDVNTMVSSILIIIGALIFVSIQNIYYGLILLAIIPFTFFGFKLINKKLSEKCVSLSAITSKNYQDFNNIYSNPDFLKQYSKFDGFDNLINKKIVEIFEAHKSVNQFAGAASSSIRMFNELVQNALLIWISYNVTIGNAKLYSIVVFTLVINVFFDSLYSLNGVNIDLTNLKVDSGFYKENILDNLENKNGVAIENTISKVKFENPVVNILDTEFKFEINEEFYPSDIVYIDAKSGAGKSTLLRSLLNIRDVDGISINEKSVNSLSLDELREKVAYVPQNPLIIPASLRENILVDTVKDKSIDEKILSMDVLKPVLKNKNLDSEILANGENLSGGEKQRVSIVRSLMRDADVYIFDEITSNLDSESQEDFFSNFIKDIDNKIVFIISHDKKVQKYCNKTMHVK, from the coding sequence ATGATAAAAGTAATTCTTAAAAAGAACATCAAGTTTATGGCAGTATCTTTGATTATGAGTTTAATTATGGTTGTGGCGACGCTGTCCGTACCGTTTTTAAGTAACAAGATCTTCAGAGATATTACCAACATTCAAAGAAGTGATTTGTACTTATTGTTTGGGATAATGGTGTTAAATTATTTTATTCAAATAGGGCTGATTTTGTTAAAAGAAAAAGTAGCGGTGAATGTGAATTCAGAAAACTTAGATAATTTTATGCAGGATTTATTTCATGTGAAATACGACACTATGATTAATTTGGGAAACAATTCACTGATTACGAAGATTTCTAAGTTGACTAATTCTATTTACAGTTTTTTGATTGACGATGTAAACACAATGGTTAGTTCGATTTTGATAATTATTGGAGCTTTGATTTTTGTTTCTATTCAAAATATTTATTATGGTTTGATTTTATTAGCGATAATACCATTTACATTTTTCGGATTTAAATTAATCAATAAAAAACTATCTGAAAAATGCGTATCACTATCTGCAATTACTTCCAAAAACTACCAAGATTTTAATAATATTTACAGTAATCCAGATTTTTTGAAACAATACTCCAAGTTTGATGGTTTTGATAATCTTATCAACAAGAAAATCGTGGAAATTTTTGAAGCACACAAAAGCGTTAATCAATTCGCAGGTGCAGCAAGTAGTAGTATTAGAATGTTTAACGAGCTTGTGCAAAACGCTTTGTTGATATGGATAAGTTATAATGTTACGATTGGAAATGCTAAGTTATACTCAATTGTGGTGTTTACTTTGGTAATCAATGTATTCTTCGACTCATTGTATTCATTAAATGGAGTAAATATCGACTTAACGAATTTGAAGGTGGATTCTGGATTTTATAAGGAAAATATTTTAGATAATTTGGAAAACAAAAATGGCGTTGCAATTGAAAATACAATAAGCAAAGTTAAATTTGAAAATCCAGTTGTGAATATTTTGGATACTGAGTTCAAATTTGAAATTAATGAAGAATTTTATCCTTCAGATATCGTATACATAGACGCAAAAAGTGGCGCTGGTAAAAGTACACTTCTACGCTCGTTGTTGAATATTAGAGATGTTGATGGAATATCTATTAACGAAAAGTCAGTCAATTCATTATCTTTGGATGAATTAAGAGAAAAAGTCGCATACGTTCCACAAAATCCACTTATCATTCCTGCAAGTCTGAGGGAAAATATTTTGGTGGATACAGTCAAAGACAAATCTATCGATGAAAAAATATTGTCAATGGATGTTTTGAAGCCTGTATTGAAGAATAAAAACCTGGATTCGGAAATTTTGGCAAATGGAGAAAACTTGTCTGGAGGAGAAAAACAAAGAGTATCCATCGTTAGAAGTCTTATGAGAGATGCTGATGTTTATATTTTTGACGAAATAACTAGCAACTTGGATTCAGAATCACAGGAAGATTTCTTCTCGAATTTTATTAAAGATATCGACAATAAAATCGTGTTCATTATTAGCCACGATAAAAAAGTACAAAAATATTGCAACAAAACAATGCATGTAAAATAA
- a CDS encoding threonine synthase encodes MKFISTRDNSITIDSQEVIFNCINDDIYVPLNLDNLYDIDVLRDMTYNELAIYILKHFLTDIDEDSISSIVNNAYDGDEPNVFLRKTNDRCYVELFNNKSLSYRDLSLSIISKFIDINLNNNEDVKNLYLFTASTDISVSTIENFKKMNTKVFVFYPNNISDIEKSKLLSTLSDNVCAIGVDGDFYKCKKLVDSLINDSDIKDLIAQKESVISTCNSLNIIRVLTQVIYYFYSYVTMVKYGEIEAGKRINVSIPTENFGNIMACFYAKRMGLPINKIICATKSPLSFKKFLDTGEFVYDEVFGEESTSFERLVLANIERLLHHLINNQDRIREIYTDFREKNKFTLYPEELQKLSCIETYSLTSDEVSQKILRLFLECQYPLSPQTAMASLAYDKYVIDSYDYTPSIIMATTSPYSSTDKLLKSFGYNEDLDINMALEKLNSFIKSPIPDNLQNIKKVDTTIFDSSEIKNMIYKKIQEMN; translated from the coding sequence ATGAAATTTATTAGCACTAGGGATAATTCAATAACTATCGATTCTCAAGAAGTAATCTTCAATTGTATAAATGATGATATTTACGTTCCTTTGAATTTAGATAATTTGTACGATATTGATGTGCTTAGAGATATGACATATAACGAACTTGCTATATATATTTTGAAGCATTTTTTAACTGATATTGACGAAGATTCAATATCAAGCATTGTAAATAACGCTTACGATGGAGATGAGCCTAATGTTTTTTTGAGAAAAACAAATGATAGATGTTACGTTGAACTTTTCAACAACAAAAGTCTGTCTTATAGGGACTTGTCATTGAGTATTATCTCTAAATTTATAGATATTAATTTGAATAATAATGAAGATGTGAAAAACTTATATCTGTTCACAGCTTCCACTGATATCTCTGTGTCTACGATTGAGAATTTCAAAAAGATGAACACAAAAGTTTTCGTGTTTTACCCAAATAATATCTCAGATATCGAAAAATCAAAATTATTATCCACACTTTCCGATAATGTCTGTGCAATTGGCGTAGATGGTGATTTTTATAAATGTAAAAAATTGGTGGATAGTTTGATAAATGATTCTGATATAAAAGATTTGATTGCACAAAAAGAATCGGTGATTTCTACGTGCAATTCTTTGAATATAATCAGAGTTCTCACTCAAGTTATTTATTATTTTTACAGTTATGTGACAATGGTAAAATACGGAGAGATAGAAGCTGGAAAAAGAATCAACGTAAGTATTCCTACGGAAAATTTCGGCAATATAATGGCTTGTTTCTATGCAAAAAGAATGGGACTTCCTATTAATAAAATAATTTGTGCAACAAAAAGTCCATTGTCTTTCAAAAAATTCTTGGATACGGGAGAATTTGTCTATGACGAAGTTTTCGGTGAAGAATCCACATCATTTGAAAGATTGGTCTTGGCGAATATTGAAAGATTGTTACATCATTTGATAAATAATCAAGATAGAATAAGAGAGATTTACACAGATTTTAGAGAAAAAAATAAATTCACTTTATATCCTGAAGAACTACAAAAATTGAGTTGTATTGAAACGTACAGCTTGACAAGTGATGAGGTTAGTCAGAAAATTTTGAGATTATTTTTGGAATGTCAGTATCCATTATCCCCTCAAACTGCAATGGCTTCTCTTGCTTACGACAAATATGTCATCGATTCTTATGATTACACGCCTTCAATAATTATGGCTACAACTTCTCCATATTCATCTACAGATAAGCTTTTGAAATCATTTGGATACAATGAAGATTTGGATATAAATATGGCATTGGAAAAACTAAACTCCTTTATAAAATCGCCTATTCCCGATAATTTACAAAACATCAAAAAAGTTGACACTACAATTTTCGATTCATCAGAAATCAAAAATATGATTTACAAAAAAATACAAGAAATGAATTAA
- a CDS encoding iron-containing alcohol dehydrogenase, with translation MNNFTFYNPVRVHFGKGQVTNLADELKDYNKILVTYGGGSIKKNGVYDDVMKNLKGKEVFELSGITPNPRTDKVYEGIKICKENDIDFILAVGGGSTLDCSKAIAMGAKTDEDFWDYFFEEKNKPTDAIKLGTVITMAGTGSEMDGSCVISNIERKKKYGYGHRLLYPVFSIIDPTYTYSLPKYQLISGTCDMFSHIMEEYFSEPDYENTTDNISESLMKTVIDSIRVALKNPEDYQARSNLMWVSTLAINGLTATGKSSDWLSHKLEHTLSAYFDVTHGMGLAVVHPNYLKFVYKNHLEKFRSFAINVWNIDPEGKPDEKLALESIVALQNFFKEIGAPTTLRELDIPKDKIKEMAENTPAYKTSYSDLSTSDIETIYNNAY, from the coding sequence ATGAACAATTTTACATTTTACAATCCAGTAAGAGTACATTTCGGTAAAGGTCAAGTTACAAATCTAGCCGATGAATTAAAGGATTACAATAAAATTTTAGTAACTTATGGTGGAGGAAGCATCAAGAAAAATGGCGTCTACGATGATGTTATGAAAAATTTGAAAGGCAAAGAAGTTTTCGAACTTTCTGGAATCACTCCAAACCCAAGAACTGACAAAGTTTATGAAGGAATCAAAATCTGCAAGGAAAATGACATTGATTTTATTCTAGCTGTCGGCGGCGGATCTACATTGGACTGCTCAAAAGCAATCGCAATGGGTGCAAAAACTGATGAAGATTTCTGGGATTATTTCTTCGAAGAAAAAAACAAACCAACAGACGCTATCAAACTGGGAACAGTAATTACAATGGCTGGAACTGGTAGTGAAATGGACGGTAGTTGTGTAATTTCCAATATAGAAAGAAAGAAAAAATACGGCTACGGGCACAGATTATTGTATCCAGTATTTTCAATAATCGACCCAACATACACATATTCACTTCCAAAATATCAATTAATCAGTGGAACTTGCGATATGTTCAGCCACATAATGGAAGAATATTTTTCAGAACCAGATTACGAAAACACAACAGATAATATATCAGAAAGCTTGATGAAAACTGTAATCGACAGTATCAGAGTAGCTCTCAAAAATCCTGAAGATTACCAAGCTAGAAGCAATCTAATGTGGGTAAGTACACTTGCAATCAACGGACTTACTGCCACTGGCAAAAGCTCAGATTGGCTAAGCCACAAATTGGAACACACATTATCCGCATATTTTGATGTAACTCACGGAATGGGACTTGCAGTAGTTCATCCAAATTATTTGAAATTTGTCTACAAAAATCATCTGGAAAAATTCAGAAGCTTTGCAATAAACGTGTGGAATATAGATCCAGAAGGAAAACCAGATGAAAAATTAGCACTAGAATCAATCGTTGCACTACAAAACTTCTTCAAAGAAATCGGAGCTCCAACTACACTTCGTGAACTTGACATTCCAAAAGACAAAATCAAAGAAATGGCTGAAAACACACCTGCATATAAAACAAGCTACTCTGATTTGTCAACATCAGACATCGAAACAATTTACAATAACGCATATTAA